The DNA region ATAAATATCATGGTTACCCAATAGGATGGGGTAAAAGTAAGTCCAATAAGACCCATCGTTACAAGAGAGATTCCTAGTAAAACCGTCCTTTTTCCGCCCCATTTGCTAGCGAGAATCCCAGCAAAAATTAGCGTGCTTAAGTAACCGAAAGACGTAACAGTCCCTAGGTATCCCGCTTCCTTATAGCTAATCTGTAATCCGTCTTTCATAAAGGGGAGGATGACCCCGTATGAAAGTCTGGCAAATGACAGGACAACAACAGTGGTTAGCATTCCAATGATTGCGTAAATCCACAATCGATTTTTCTCATTAATTCCCATGCAGGCAACTCCTTTTTTCATCACTATTCTATCTATATGATGGAAAATCCTTGTTTATGGAGAAAATAAAAGCGAATTTTCAAAAAACAACCTTGACAGTTTGCGAATTTCTGAGGATAATCAAAGAAATTAGAAAATCGGAAATGGTATTGGGAATAGTAAGTCTTGGAAAGGTGCTAGAGAGTGAAACCCATTGGCTGGAAGGTTTCTCACCCCAAAGAGATTGAACCTGCCCTTTTAAGCTGCTTATGCAAACATAAGCCGTCACCCTCGTTACGGGTTCAAAGTGGATGCTTTTAGCATCAATGAAGGTGGTACCGCGGAAAACGACTCTTCCGTCCTTTAATATAGGACAGATGGGTCGTTTTTTATTTTATTTTCCAAAAGAAAGGTACGATTGAGATGAAAAAGCAGCTTGTGGTTGTGAAAATTGGAAGCAGTTCCTTAACAGATACGTCAGGGGCAATTTCAGATGAGAAAATGTACGAACATATTGAGGCACTTGCCTATTTAAAGAAACAAGGGCATGATGTCATCCTTATTTCATCAGGGGCAGTGGCCGCAGGTTTCAGTGAGCTCGGATATCCAAGTCGCCCACAGACGGTTGCTGGGAAACAAGCCGCTGCTGCGGTTGGCCAGGGATTGCTAATGCAGCATTATATTTATCAATTTAAAGAGTTTGGTATGGTTCCGGCACAAATTCTGCTGACAAGACAGGATTTTTACAGTCTCGAGCGGTTTCACAATCTCCACAATACCATGACGGAACTGCTTCAGCGCGGAGTGATTCCGATTATTAACGAAAATGATTCAGTTTCGATTGAGGAATTAACCTTCGGTGACAACGACATGCTGTCAGCACTTGTTAGTGGGTTTTTACATGCCAACGCCTTAATTATTTTGACAGATGTGAATGGACTGTATGACGGCAATCCGAAACTTTCGAAGGATGCTAAAAAATATCATTTTATCCCGAGAGTTTCCGAGGATCTTCTTGGGGTAGCTGGAGACAGTGGATCTGCCGTTGGCACGGGAGGAATGAAATCCAAGCTCCTCGCAGCGAAAAAGGCTCTTTCCATGGGAGTCAGCGTATTTGTTGGGACCGGAAGCGGTAAAGAAAAACTTGTTGATATATTAACGGGTAAGGGCGATGGAACATATATTGGCGGCTCGTTCCAGACACAAATGCAAATGAAAAAGCAATGGATTGCCTTTCACTCCCAAGTGGGAGGCGTTGTTGAAATTGATGAAGGAGCAGAGAAAGCCATTGTGTTAAATGGAAAAAGCCTACTTCCAGTAGGTGTTACGGATGTAGTTGGCGAGTTTAACGCCATGGATGTGGTTGCCGTTCATAACCAAAAAGGAAGAATGGTTGGTAAGGGTCAAATATTTTATTCCTCTAAAGATTTACAGCTTGTGAAGGGGTTGCCAAGTGAGGAATCGAAGCTGTTTTCAATCAATCAGCGAGCAGAAGTGATCCATCGTGATAATTGGGTACAAATTGAGGAGGAGTGATACGAATGAGTGAACTAATTGAAAAGGCAATTAAACTAAGTAAAGCGGCAAAAACAATGGCGATGCTTACGTCAGAAGAAAAAAACGAGGCGTTGGCTAAAATGGCCGATCAGCTTCTGAATGAAAAAGAGTTTATTTTAAAAGAAAACGCAAAGGACATTCAAGCCGGTAAGGATAAGGGGATATCCGAGTCGCTATTGGATAGGCTGCTTCTTACAGGTGAAAGGATCGATCAAATAGCCGATGCGATCAGTCAATTAATTAAGCTTGAAGATCCAATCGGTGAAACGGTTGACGCATGGGAACGACCAAATGGACTGCAAATTCAAACGGTTCGTGTTCCCCTTGGTGTCATCGGTATGGTGTATGAAGCCCGTCCGAATGTTACTGTGGATGCGGGAAGTCTTTGCTTGAAGGCAGGGAATGCTGTGTTGTTAAGAGGCAGCACCTCCGCGCTGCATTCAAATAAGGCTCTAGTTCAAGTGATGCAAGCAGCCCTTAGTGAAAGTGAAATTCCTGTAGATGCCGTGCAGTTATTGGAAGATACAAGCAGGGAAACGGCAGCACAAATGTTTAAACTAAATCAATACCTTGACGTCCTAATCCCAAGAGGCGGTGCGGGATTAATTCAAACGGTTATTCAAAATGCGACTGTGCCAGTGCTTGAAACGGGTGTCGGTAACTGTCATGTTTTTGTCGATGAAACGGCAGAGAAGCAAATGGCAATCAATATTGCTATAAATGCAAAAATGCACCGTCCGTCTGTATGTAATGCTGCTGAAACCTTGCTCATTCATGAAGAGTGGCCTTACATTTCAGAATTGCTGCACTCGCTCAATGAAAAGGGAGTTGAATTGCGGGGCGATGAAAAGTTAGCTGCCGCTTATTCCTTTGTCAAACAGGCGATAGAGGAAGATTGGCACACAGAATACTTATCAGCCACATTAGCAGTGAAATTAGTGGGGGATGTAAAAGAAGCCATTCACCATATTGATGAGTATGGGACGAAGCATTCAGAAGCAATTATTAGTGAAAACGATCAAAACGTCCGTTTATTTTTCCAGGCAGTCGATGCAGCGGTGGTTTATCATAACGCATCTACTCGGTTTACGGATGGGGAGCAATTTGGCTACGGGGCTGAAATTGGCATTAGCACCCAAAAGTTACATGCGCGCGGACCAATGGGTCTTAGGGCGATTACGACAACAAAAGCAATTGTTCAAGGTACAGGACAAATTCGAGCATAGGTAAGGTTTTCCTAGGGTTGGCCATAATAATGGTCAGCCCATTTTCTTGTATATCACGACTAGCTTTCTGTTATAATAAATTAATACAAACATACATTCTCTTAGTTAAGTAGGTGATTTTGATGTCTCTTGAAGTACCAATATCGGTTAGAACGCTTGTTGAATATGTATTTAACACTGGAAGTATTGATGCGCGGTTCCGTTCGCAAACCAGCCTTTTGGATGGTACGAGAATTCATCAAAAAATCCAGAAAACGTATCAAGAAAATGACCAAAAAGAGGTCTATCTTCGTGCAGAAATTCCCTATGAAAATCTCATATATAAAATTGACGGCAGATGTGATGGACTTTTGTTTCGTGATGGCAACGTGATGATTGATGAAATTAAGTCCACTTCTCAGCCGTTTGACTATTTAGAACCTGAAGGGTATCCCGTTCACTGGGCGCAAGCGAAAATGTATGCCTATATGTATCTAGTCGACAATGAACTAAAAGAAATGGATGTCCAGCTAACATATGTACAAGTTGAAACAGAAGAGAAAAGATATTTGAAAAAGACTTTCTCACTCTCAGAATTAGAGTTGTTCGTTTTCGATGTAATGAAAGGCTATGCCCCTTATGCAATCGTCCAGGCCGAACACCGAATCAAGCGAAATCAAACGAGCAAAGAATTGGCCTTTCCTTTTCAGCAATATCGTGAGGGCCAACGAAGGTTAGCGGGTGGGGTGTACAAAACGATTACGGAACAAAAAAACCTGTTTGTAAAAGCTCCTACAGGGATAGGCAAGACAATGTCCACACTCTTCCCAGCGGTAAAGGCGGTAGGAGAAGGAGAACTTAATCGAATTTTCTACCTCACTGCGAAAACAATCACCAGAACAACAGCTGAAGAAGCCTTTGATCGGATGAGCAAGTGCGGACTCTCGATGAAATCTCTAACGATTACCGCGAGGGATAAGGTTTGTTTTAAGGATGAGACGATATGTCAGAAGGAGCATTGTGAATTTGCCGATGGCTATTATGATCGAATTAATGGGGCGGTCCTTGATATCTTAACAAATGAACAGGCGATGACTCGAGATGTTATTGAAACATATGCTCGAAAACATACGGTATGTCCATTTGAGTTTTCTATAGACCTTGCTTACGTAGCAGATGCGGTCATTTGTGATTACAATTATATTTTCGACCCGCGTGTGTCCTTGAAACGACTATTTGAAGAGCAGAAAAAGTCTACCGCTTTACTAGTTGATGAAGCCCATAATCTAGTAGATCGAGGGAGAGAGATGTTCTCCGCTTCGTTAAATAAAGAGCTGTTTCTCCAATTAAAAAAAGACTTCAAAGGCGCAAATAAAGAAATTTATGACCGTGCGAGTAAGCTGAATTCATGGTTCATTGCCTTGAAAAAAGCGAAAGAAGAGTCAAATGAGTTTACTTTGGAGAAGCTGGATGATGAATTTATTGAGCTGCTGATTCAATTTAAAGAGGATGCCGAGCCGGTATTGCAATTAGCATCCACACCCAATCTGTTGGAAGCCTACTTTATGGTTAATACCTTTTTGAAAATGGTTGAGCTATTCGATGACCACTACGTAATTTATGGGGAAAAGATGAGAAATGAGCTAACCATCAAACTATTTTGTATCGACCCGTCTAAGCTGCTCAAACAAATGGGGAAGGGGTATCGTTCGAAAATATTTTTTTCTGCAACCCTTGCTCCACTGCCCTATTACCAGGATATTTTGGGCGGGGAAGAGGATGATTACTGCCTTTCCATTCCTTCTCCTTTCTCAGCAGAGCAAACGGATGTCTTTATCAAACCCTTGTCAACTCGTTTTCGAGATAGAGACCGAACGAAAGATGCCATTGTCTCCATGATTCAGGCCATGATAAAAAATCGTCCAGGGAATTTTTTAATCTTTTTTCCATCGTATCAATATTTACTAACGGTTTACGAACCGTTTATTCAAGAAAATCCTGATATCCAAACAATTGTACAAGCAACGGGAATGACCGAGGAAGAAAGAGAGTCATTTTTAGAATCTTTTAAGTCAGGTCAAAAAGAAACCTTATTAGGTTTTGCCGTACTAGGCGGAATTTTTTCCGAAGGGGTCGATTTAATTGGTGATCGATTAAATGGAGTTGTTGTTGTTGGGGTAGGCTTGCCCCAGCTATGCTTTGAACGTAATCTTATCAAAGACCATTTCACCAAGCAAGATAAGAATGGATATGATTATGCTTATGTGTACCCTGGAATGAATAAGGTCTTGCAGGCAGGGGGAAGGCTAATTCGTTCAGAAAACGATCATGGCACCATCGTCCTCATCGATGATCGATTTTTACAACAGCAATATCAGTCGCTTCTTCCTCAGGAATGGCGTCAATATACAGTCCTTTAACATATAAATCGCTATTTTATGAACAGTCGAATGGATAATAAGTTTGATTCTTTACTCTAATTTATATAAAATTAGAGTAAAGAATCTAATTTTATATAAATTTAAGGAGATACATATGCAAAATCCAATTTCGCTTTTTATCATGGATGTTAGTAATTCGTCATTAGAAGATAACGGTGAGGAATTATCGATCTATTTGGATGAGTTAGTTAGTTGGATGACTAGTTGGACGGAGGAGTTCGGGCCCATTAAAGTAAAACATCGTTCAGGAGATGAGATAATTTTTATTGGTGGCGGCTACTCGACTGCTTATATCATTGCTTTTTATATAAGCCAAATATGGAAGTATACAGATCATAAGCCCTATTTTGGCTTATCTTTCGGTGATATTGACAAAAACTTAGCTGAAGTTGATGTTGAAAAATGGATACATCCATTAATTAAGCAAGCAAGATACGCAAATGATTTGTTAAAGCAAGAACAAATTAGGTCTCCATTTAAATTTGAACTGGATCAATTTTATCCAAGTGAAAATAGCAGCCAATTGTCCTATCATCAGTTTAGATTTGAGTTCGAGACCTTAATGAATACAATAATAAAATTGCAACAGAACTTGATAAAAGAACAAACAGATATTCAGAAGGCAGTATGTTCGCTTTATCTAATTTTCCAGCAGCAAAAAGTGGTGGGGAAACTGCTCGGTAAAACACCGCCAACCATCTCAAGCCATTATAAAAAGGGGAAAACGGAAGACATTCTCGATACCTTTAATGAAATGATTACGATGCTAAATTCGCTTCAGGAAAAATCATATTTTGGAAAGGACACTATTCCAAATGAAAACAGTAAAAAGTTAATCGATTCTATAAGGAATCATTTAAAAGAGAAAATGAGAACGGAGCAGTAATATGTAGTGAGAGGAGAGCCAATGCTTATATTATGTCTAATTCTGGCACACCTGATTGCCGACTTCTACTTGCAAACAGATAATATGGTAAAGGCAAAGCTAAAAAACATCAAGAAACACATGGTGCATCATGGTTTGATGAATGCTTTGGTTTTGACGGGTTTTTGGATGCTGTCTTATCAATTTGAATATATCGCAAATCATCTACTCTTACCATTTCTCTTTATCGTATTTACTCATTTCGTCATCGACATCGGAAAAATAAAGCTTCTTGATTCAATAAAAATTAATAACGAAGAGAACTTGAAACGGCTTAGTTTCTTTTTCCTTGATCAGTTACTTCATCTTGGTGCAATTATACTTACAGGTTATTTATTTTTTGACTTTGATTTAAATAGAATCGTTGATTTATTGCATAATCACCAAGAAATCAGCATCGTTCATACCATTCTATTTATCATGATTATCATCATATTAGCGACAACGGTAAGTGGCCATATAATCAGAATCCTTTTGGGAACATTGCCAAATCAGCTTTTAACATTTGAAGGTAAATATTCTTTTAAAAATGAACGCAATGAGGCACAAATGACTAATGTCGTAATGGGGAAAACTGGCCTTACTGAAGAATACCAGTATACTCTGTTTACAAAACACGATCTTTCACGTGGTAAAATAATTGGCTATATTGAGAGATTGCTAGTTTTATTATTGACTTTTTATAGTGCCTATCCCGCGATAGGGTTTATTGTTGCGGCTAAATCGATCGCCAGGTTTAAACAAATGGATGATCGAAATTGGGCGGAGTATTTCCTCTTAGGCACGCTTACTTCTATGTTTATGGGAATTACATTAGGAATTGTTTTACGAGAAGTTTTGACTTAAAAAATAGGTGATCTTCGTATAACAGTAATTAGCTGCCACTAAGTAGGCAGTTATTTTTTTTTTTTGAAAAAGAAACACAAAAGTTTAATTTTTACATATAATTTGAAAAAGTTGCATAAAGGAAAAAAATTGAAAGGAGGGAAAGAGAGATGGACGTTTCAAAAATGATTAAACTCGTAAATGGCGAAAAGGGAAATTTTATTCGAATTACTTCGCTGAATCTGGACGGTGTGATGAGAAGAAGATTATTAGATTTGGGATTTGTCGTTGGTGCCATAGTCGAAGTCATCCGTAAAAGCCCTTTAGGAGACCCAATCGCCTTTCGGGTTAGCCAAACAACCATTGCGCTCAGAAAAGAGGAAAGTTCGAAAATAGAAGGGGAGTTGTTGCTCAATGGGGAATGAATATCGAATTGCTTTAGCAGGGAACCCGAACACGGGTAAAAGCACCCTGTTTAATGCATTAACTGGACTTAGGCAACATACGGGAAATTGGGCTGGAAAAACAGTTTCTTTAGCACAAGGAAACGTACAACATAAGGGAAAAACCTTTCAGTTGTTTGACTTGCCGGGAACCTATTCGCTTTTTTCTAATTCAACCGATGAAGAGGTTGCAAGGAATTATATTGTATTTGACAAACCGGATGTTACCCTTGTTGTGCTTGATGCCACGTCCATGGAGCGAAATTTCAATCTCGCATTGCAAGTATTAGAAATGACGAGGAACGTAGTCATTTGTATCAACTTAATTGACGAAGCGGATAAACAAGGTATTGTCATAAATGAGCGTCTGCTTACTAATAGATTGGGCGTACCTGTAATCAAGATTTCAGCTAGAAACAAAAAGGGGTTTCCGATGCTTCTAGATACCATTGATCGGATCCTAACAGGGGCAATTGAATGCAATCCTGTTCAGACGACCTATCCTGTCGAAATCGAAGAGCAAATAAAAAAAATTGAACCAAAAGTAAGTGAACTTATTGGTAGTCATTTATCTGCTCGTTGGGTATCTTTAAGATTGCTAGATGGTGATGAGACATTATTAGAGGAACTCAGTAAACGATTCGTTCAGGAGGGGGAATAGGAATGGGTATTCAGCAGCTTTATGCAGAGGCACAACAACTATCCACGGCCAAGCTAAGAGATGACATCGTCCAGCAGCTTTATGATCGAAGCAATCGTCTATGCAAGGATGGAATCATCTATTCCAATTCGAAACGAGATACACGGACAGAAAAACTAGATGCCATTTTTACCTCACCTATTTTCGGGTTTCCGATTATGCTTACGATGTTAGGTGTTTTGTTTTATTTAACGATTGCAGGCGCGAATATTCCTTCTTCCATGTTGGCGGAGTTTTTCGGTTCTTTAGAAAAGTATTTAACATCATTTTTTGAACTAATTAGAACTCCAGATTGGTTACACGGAATGCTTGTTCTTGGTTTGTATCGGGGAACGACCTGGGTAATCAGTGTCATGCTACCGCCGATGGCGATTTTCTTTCCGTCTTTTGCACTTTTAGAAAATTATGGATATCTTCCGCGAGTTGCCTTTAATATGGATCGTCTCTTTAAGAGGGTCGGTGCACATGGAAAGCAGTCGTTAACGATGGCAATGGGCTTTGGTTGTAACGCAGCAGCTGTCCTTTCAACAAGAATTATCGAATCGCCAAGAGAGCGAATGCTGGCGATATTGACAAATAATTTTGTGCCATGTAATGGTCGATGGGGGACTTTGATTGTATTAGCCTCGCTATTTATGGCAGCAAACTTCACCGGTGGACTAAAATCGCTTATTACCACAGGGGTCATCGTTGGGATTGTATTATTTGGAATCATCGTTACTTTTTTCGTCTCATGGATACTTTCAAAAACAGCGCTTAAGGGTATCCCTTCCCATTATACTTTAGAATTGCCACCCTATCGAAAACCCAAGATCTTTGATACTGTCATTCGCTCTTCCATAACAAAATCGTGGTCTGTATTGATGCGCGCCGTGAAAGTAGCAGCACCTGCAGCGATCTTAACTTGGATATTTGCGAATGTTTACATTGGGGATACAAGTATATTAATGTATGCAGTTGAGTTTTTAGACCCCTTTGGTCAATTGCTTGGCCTGGATGGTTATATCATGCTCGCGTTTATTTTAGGCTTACCAGCAAATGAAATTGTCTTACCTATTCTATTGATGGGATATTTATCAACTGGATCACTTACCGAAGTAGATAGCCTCGTTGATTTAAAGCAAATTTTCCTAGATCATGGCTGGACATGGCTGACTGCATTAAACATGATGTTATTTTCTCTCCTTCATTATCCTTGCGGTACCACCCTTCTTAATATTTATAAAGAAACAAAAAGTAAGAAATGGACCTTCCTATCCTTCCTTATTCCAACTGTCATCGCGATTCTTGTACCATTGATTATTACCCAAACTGTTCGCTTTTTTGGATGGATGTAATTTAAAAGTGACACCACTTGAGGTTATATAAGTGGTGTTTTTTTGTAGGTTGTCACATTGTATGTAATAATAGCAAGGAAGGAGGAGGAAACA from Neobacillus sp. FSL H8-0543 includes:
- a CDS encoding DUF3307 domain-containing protein, with amino-acid sequence MLILCLILAHLIADFYLQTDNMVKAKLKNIKKHMVHHGLMNALVLTGFWMLSYQFEYIANHLLLPFLFIVFTHFVIDIGKIKLLDSIKINNEENLKRLSFFFLDQLLHLGAIILTGYLFFDFDLNRIVDLLHNHQEISIVHTILFIMIIIILATTVSGHIIRILLGTLPNQLLTFEGKYSFKNERNEAQMTNVVMGKTGLTEEYQYTLFTKHDLSRGKIIGYIERLLVLLLTFYSAYPAIGFIVAAKSIARFKQMDDRNWAEYFLLGTLTSMFMGITLGIVLREVLT
- the proB gene encoding glutamate 5-kinase: MKKQLVVVKIGSSSLTDTSGAISDEKMYEHIEALAYLKKQGHDVILISSGAVAAGFSELGYPSRPQTVAGKQAAAAVGQGLLMQHYIYQFKEFGMVPAQILLTRQDFYSLERFHNLHNTMTELLQRGVIPIINENDSVSIEELTFGDNDMLSALVSGFLHANALIILTDVNGLYDGNPKLSKDAKKYHFIPRVSEDLLGVAGDSGSAVGTGGMKSKLLAAKKALSMGVSVFVGTGSGKEKLVDILTGKGDGTYIGGSFQTQMQMKKQWIAFHSQVGGVVEIDEGAEKAIVLNGKSLLPVGVTDVVGEFNAMDVVAVHNQKGRMVGKGQIFYSSKDLQLVKGLPSEESKLFSINQRAEVIHRDNWVQIEEE
- a CDS encoding glutamate-5-semialdehyde dehydrogenase codes for the protein MSELIEKAIKLSKAAKTMAMLTSEEKNEALAKMADQLLNEKEFILKENAKDIQAGKDKGISESLLDRLLLTGERIDQIADAISQLIKLEDPIGETVDAWERPNGLQIQTVRVPLGVIGMVYEARPNVTVDAGSLCLKAGNAVLLRGSTSALHSNKALVQVMQAALSESEIPVDAVQLLEDTSRETAAQMFKLNQYLDVLIPRGGAGLIQTVIQNATVPVLETGVGNCHVFVDETAEKQMAINIAINAKMHRPSVCNAAETLLIHEEWPYISELLHSLNEKGVELRGDEKLAAAYSFVKQAIEEDWHTEYLSATLAVKLVGDVKEAIHHIDEYGTKHSEAIISENDQNVRLFFQAVDAAVVYHNASTRFTDGEQFGYGAEIGISTQKLHARGPMGLRAITTTKAIVQGTGQIRA
- a CDS encoding FeoA family protein: MDVSKMIKLVNGEKGNFIRITSLNLDGVMRRRLLDLGFVVGAIVEVIRKSPLGDPIAFRVSQTTIALRKEESSKIEGELLLNGE
- a CDS encoding ATP-dependent DNA helicase, giving the protein MSLEVPISVRTLVEYVFNTGSIDARFRSQTSLLDGTRIHQKIQKTYQENDQKEVYLRAEIPYENLIYKIDGRCDGLLFRDGNVMIDEIKSTSQPFDYLEPEGYPVHWAQAKMYAYMYLVDNELKEMDVQLTYVQVETEEKRYLKKTFSLSELELFVFDVMKGYAPYAIVQAEHRIKRNQTSKELAFPFQQYREGQRRLAGGVYKTITEQKNLFVKAPTGIGKTMSTLFPAVKAVGEGELNRIFYLTAKTITRTTAEEAFDRMSKCGLSMKSLTITARDKVCFKDETICQKEHCEFADGYYDRINGAVLDILTNEQAMTRDVIETYARKHTVCPFEFSIDLAYVADAVICDYNYIFDPRVSLKRLFEEQKKSTALLVDEAHNLVDRGREMFSASLNKELFLQLKKDFKGANKEIYDRASKLNSWFIALKKAKEESNEFTLEKLDDEFIELLIQFKEDAEPVLQLASTPNLLEAYFMVNTFLKMVELFDDHYVIYGEKMRNELTIKLFCIDPSKLLKQMGKGYRSKIFFSATLAPLPYYQDILGGEEDDYCLSIPSPFSAEQTDVFIKPLSTRFRDRDRTKDAIVSMIQAMIKNRPGNFLIFFPSYQYLLTVYEPFIQENPDIQTIVQATGMTEEERESFLESFKSGQKETLLGFAVLGGIFSEGVDLIGDRLNGVVVVGVGLPQLCFERNLIKDHFTKQDKNGYDYAYVYPGMNKVLQAGGRLIRSENDHGTIVLIDDRFLQQQYQSLLPQEWRQYTVL
- a CDS encoding FeoB small GTPase domain-containing protein; translated protein: MGNEYRIALAGNPNTGKSTLFNALTGLRQHTGNWAGKTVSLAQGNVQHKGKTFQLFDLPGTYSLFSNSTDEEVARNYIVFDKPDVTLVVLDATSMERNFNLALQVLEMTRNVVICINLIDEADKQGIVINERLLTNRLGVPVIKISARNKKGFPMLLDTIDRILTGAIECNPVQTTYPVEIEEQIKKIEPKVSELIGSHLSARWVSLRLLDGDETLLEELSKRFVQEGE
- a CDS encoding nucleoside recognition domain-containing protein; this translates as MGIQQLYAEAQQLSTAKLRDDIVQQLYDRSNRLCKDGIIYSNSKRDTRTEKLDAIFTSPIFGFPIMLTMLGVLFYLTIAGANIPSSMLAEFFGSLEKYLTSFFELIRTPDWLHGMLVLGLYRGTTWVISVMLPPMAIFFPSFALLENYGYLPRVAFNMDRLFKRVGAHGKQSLTMAMGFGCNAAAVLSTRIIESPRERMLAILTNNFVPCNGRWGTLIVLASLFMAANFTGGLKSLITTGVIVGIVLFGIIVTFFVSWILSKTALKGIPSHYTLELPPYRKPKIFDTVIRSSITKSWSVLMRAVKVAAPAAILTWIFANVYIGDTSILMYAVEFLDPFGQLLGLDGYIMLAFILGLPANEIVLPILLMGYLSTGSLTEVDSLVDLKQIFLDHGWTWLTALNMMLFSLLHYPCGTTLLNIYKETKSKKWTFLSFLIPTVIAILVPLIITQTVRFFGWM